The following proteins are co-located in the Maridesulfovibrio sp. genome:
- the icd gene encoding NADP-dependent isocitrate dehydrogenase yields the protein MSTKKVYFIEGDGIGPEVWGAARPVIDAALAKAYGGEKTIEWTELLAGEKAYAETGEYLPQETLDTLAKAELAIKGPLQTPVGKGIRSLNVTLRQVFDLYACIRPIRYFEGIESPVKRPDLVDIVVFRENTEDVYAGIEWSSASPEAKRVIDFLVDEMGAKIDPTAGVGIKPITPAGSKRLVRRAIDYAIDQNRESVTLVHKGNIMKFTEGGFRQWGYDLAEEEYAGKVVKEGEDAAGKIVINDRIADAMFQELLMRPEQYSVVATTNLNGDYLSDALAAQVGGLGLAPGVNMGDKLAIYEATHGTAPTIAGKDLANPGSILLSGAMLLENNGMGEAAVLIKNAVEKALAAKKVTVDLAGQISGAEQVGCKAFGEIILANL from the coding sequence TGCTCTTGCAAAAGCTTATGGCGGCGAAAAAACTATTGAATGGACCGAACTCCTTGCCGGAGAAAAAGCTTACGCGGAAACCGGAGAGTACCTGCCGCAGGAGACTCTTGATACGCTTGCTAAAGCAGAACTGGCTATCAAAGGGCCTCTGCAGACCCCGGTTGGTAAAGGAATCCGTTCCCTTAACGTTACCTTGAGACAGGTGTTTGACCTTTATGCCTGCATCCGTCCGATCCGTTACTTTGAAGGCATTGAATCCCCGGTAAAACGTCCCGATCTGGTGGATATCGTTGTTTTCCGCGAAAACACCGAGGATGTTTATGCCGGAATCGAGTGGAGTTCCGCTTCCCCTGAAGCGAAAAGGGTAATTGATTTTCTGGTGGACGAAATGGGTGCCAAAATCGACCCCACCGCAGGTGTTGGTATCAAGCCTATTACTCCCGCCGGTTCCAAGCGCCTCGTACGTCGGGCAATTGATTACGCCATTGACCAGAATCGCGAATCCGTGACTCTGGTCCACAAAGGCAACATCATGAAGTTCACCGAAGGCGGTTTCCGTCAGTGGGGTTATGATCTCGCCGAGGAAGAATATGCCGGAAAAGTGGTTAAAGAAGGCGAAGACGCAGCAGGTAAAATAGTTATCAATGACCGTATTGCCGATGCAATGTTTCAGGAACTGCTTATGCGTCCCGAACAGTACAGCGTAGTCGCAACCACCAACCTTAACGGTGACTACCTTTCCGATGCCCTTGCCGCACAGGTCGGCGGTCTCGGTCTTGCCCCGGGTGTAAACATGGGGGACAAGCTTGCCATTTACGAAGCTACCCATGGAACCGCTCCCACAATCGCAGGCAAGGACCTTGCGAACCCCGGAAGTATCCTGCTTTCCGGAGCCATGCTGCTGGAAAACAACGGCATGGGAGAAGCTGCTGTTCTGATCAAGAATGCAGTTGAAAAAGCTTTGGCCGCTAAGAAGGTAACTGTGGATCTGGCTGGTCAGATCAGCGGTGCTGAACAGGTCGGCTGTAAAGCATTCGGTGAGATCATTCTCGCCAATCTGTAG
- a CDS encoding efflux RND transporter permease subunit: MDFVKFSIEKPVSVLVGVILLVLFGGLALSGLPYQLSPSVTEPEITVETSWTGATPYEIERDIIEEQEKVLKGVTGLMEMESECFDSFGRISLRFKIGTNIDDALLRVSNKLNEVKKYPSDSDRPVISATGASASPVIWMILRTLPDNKHNINEYATYFEDDVRQYLERVDGVADLFVGGGTENEMHIIIAPEKLAAYNLTIDKVTNVLQSENANVAAGNLGVGRRDYRIRTTAEFKTPEEIESVVITSSGQQRVTIGDVGKVVPGFEKQTVAMLHNGIPGMAIGVKPEPGSNVLEVTKNVRNVVEELNAGVLADKGVFLDWVYDQAPYINGAIDLVKQNIIIGGVLAVIVLLIFLQSFSATIIVAIAIPISVVGSFIVFGGLGRTLNIVSMSGISFAVGMLVDNAIVVLENIDRHRGMGKRPYNAAYDGASEVWGAVLASTLTTVAVFLPVVFIEEEAGQLFKDIAIAVTCAISLSMVVSISVIPMLAKQFYSFSKRKKKTKVNLLTGIGSKCSDWIMGLLDLAIRNWVTRLSTVGILVAASALLVISFFPKMEYLPQGNRNLILSILIPPPGLSFEERDSIGEYIAAQTAPHMHKEKDGFPSVEQLFYVSAPDINLFGAISGDEERPAAMIPLFNRIMNSIPGMFGVSIQASIFETGLGKGRMVAVDFSGPELPKLMAAAGTMFGMAREAIPGGQVRPIPSLEMLYPEVRIVPDRDRLRAAGMSSQEIGEALDVLMDGRKIGDYKEEGKKKIDLKLMASDNRVNTPEDLYESLVATPQGWAVPVSSLSHLERTYGITQIRHLERQRTVTLQITPPKSMPLEQAMDIVQNQLIPKVKEMGLMDGVNVRMSGAADKLTQTREAMQWNFLLAVVITYLLMAALFGNFIYPFIILLTVPLAGAGGFLGLKLENLFIAPQPLDVLTMLGFVILIGVVVNNAILIVHQSLNNVRNEGMEHREAVLEATRSRLRPIYMSATTSIFGMLPLAIAPGPGSELYRGLGAVVLGGLALSTVFTVFMIPALLMFFIKMEKIGGGEAEA; the protein is encoded by the coding sequence ATGGATTTTGTAAAATTTTCAATCGAAAAGCCGGTATCGGTACTGGTTGGGGTCATTCTGTTGGTTCTCTTCGGCGGTCTGGCTCTTTCCGGCCTTCCTTACCAGCTTTCTCCTTCGGTAACCGAGCCGGAAATTACAGTTGAGACTTCATGGACCGGTGCAACCCCTTATGAGATCGAACGCGATATCATTGAAGAGCAGGAAAAAGTGCTCAAGGGTGTCACAGGGCTGATGGAGATGGAGTCCGAATGCTTTGACAGTTTCGGCCGTATTTCCCTGCGTTTTAAGATCGGTACAAATATTGACGATGCTTTGCTCAGGGTCTCCAACAAGCTGAATGAAGTTAAGAAGTACCCTTCAGATTCTGACAGGCCTGTTATTTCAGCTACCGGTGCTTCAGCTTCTCCGGTTATCTGGATGATTTTGCGTACCCTGCCGGATAACAAGCATAATATTAATGAATATGCCACTTACTTTGAAGATGACGTTCGCCAGTATCTTGAGCGTGTAGACGGTGTCGCCGACCTGTTTGTGGGCGGTGGTACTGAAAATGAAATGCACATCATCATCGCTCCTGAAAAGCTGGCCGCTTATAACCTGACCATCGATAAGGTCACCAATGTTCTGCAAAGTGAGAACGCCAACGTTGCCGCAGGTAACCTCGGTGTCGGCCGCCGCGATTATCGAATCCGTACAACAGCTGAATTTAAGACTCCCGAAGAAATCGAGAGTGTTGTTATCACATCCTCCGGTCAGCAGAGAGTGACCATCGGCGATGTGGGCAAGGTTGTGCCCGGATTTGAAAAGCAGACCGTTGCCATGCTCCATAACGGTATTCCCGGTATGGCTATCGGTGTTAAGCCCGAACCCGGCTCCAACGTTCTGGAAGTGACCAAGAACGTGCGTAATGTTGTGGAAGAACTTAATGCAGGAGTATTGGCCGACAAAGGAGTATTTCTCGACTGGGTTTATGACCAGGCTCCGTACATCAATGGTGCAATTGATCTTGTAAAACAGAACATCATTATCGGTGGTGTGCTGGCGGTTATAGTGCTGCTCATCTTTTTGCAGTCTTTTTCCGCTACCATCATTGTTGCAATCGCTATCCCCATCTCTGTAGTCGGTTCATTTATCGTCTTCGGCGGATTGGGGCGGACACTGAACATCGTCAGTATGTCCGGTATATCCTTTGCCGTAGGTATGCTGGTGGATAACGCTATTGTTGTTCTTGAAAATATCGACCGTCACCGAGGTATGGGCAAGCGTCCTTACAATGCGGCGTATGACGGGGCCAGTGAAGTCTGGGGAGCTGTTCTGGCTTCGACCCTGACTACAGTTGCGGTATTCCTTCCGGTTGTATTTATCGAAGAGGAAGCAGGGCAGTTGTTCAAGGATATCGCCATTGCGGTTACCTGCGCCATTTCCCTGTCCATGGTTGTGTCCATCTCGGTCATCCCCATGCTGGCCAAACAGTTCTATTCTTTTTCAAAACGCAAGAAGAAAACCAAAGTAAATCTCCTGACCGGAATCGGTTCCAAATGCTCTGACTGGATTATGGGATTGCTTGATCTTGCTATCCGTAACTGGGTTACAAGGCTTTCCACTGTAGGTATTCTGGTTGCGGCTTCAGCTTTGCTGGTTATTTCCTTCTTTCCGAAGATGGAATATTTGCCGCAGGGGAACAGGAACCTGATCCTGTCCATCCTCATTCCGCCACCGGGGCTGTCTTTCGAAGAACGTGACTCTATCGGCGAATATATTGCCGCTCAGACTGCACCGCATATGCACAAGGAGAAGGACGGTTTCCCTTCCGTTGAGCAGCTGTTCTACGTTTCCGCCCCGGATATTAACCTTTTCGGTGCTATCTCCGGTGATGAAGAACGTCCTGCGGCCATGATTCCGCTTTTTAACCGGATCATGAACTCGATTCCCGGTATGTTCGGGGTTAGTATTCAGGCTTCAATCTTTGAAACTGGCCTTGGTAAAGGGCGTATGGTTGCTGTTGATTTCAGCGGGCCGGAACTTCCCAAACTCATGGCTGCAGCCGGAACCATGTTCGGCATGGCCCGCGAAGCCATCCCCGGCGGACAGGTACGTCCTATTCCGTCTCTTGAAATGCTTTATCCCGAAGTGCGTATAGTTCCCGACCGCGATCGTCTGCGTGCTGCAGGCATGTCCAGTCAGGAAATCGGTGAGGCTCTTGACGTGCTCATGGATGGTCGCAAGATCGGCGACTATAAAGAGGAAGGTAAAAAGAAAATTGATCTGAAGCTTATGGCTTCCGATAATCGGGTCAATACTCCCGAGGACCTTTACGAATCCCTTGTGGCAACCCCGCAGGGCTGGGCGGTCCCGGTTTCTTCGCTTTCCCATCTGGAACGGACTTACGGTATTACCCAGATCCGTCACCTTGAGCGTCAGAGAACTGTAACCCTGCAGATTACCCCGCCCAAGAGCATGCCTCTTGAGCAGGCAATGGATATCGTCCAGAACCAGCTTATTCCCAAGGTGAAGGAAATGGGTCTCATGGATGGCGTGAACGTGCGTATGTCCGGTGCAGCTGACAAGCTGACCCAGACCCGCGAAGCCATGCAGTGGAATTTCCTGCTGGCAGTTGTCATCACCTATCTGCTCATGGCAGCCCTGTTCGGGAACTTCATTTACCCGTTCATCATTCTGCTGACCGTACCTCTTGCGGGTGCAGGTGGCTTCCTCGGCCTGAAGCTGGAGAACCTGTTTATCGCTCCGCAGCCGCTGGACGTACTGACCATGCTCGGCTTTGTTATCCTGATCGGTGTTGTTGTTAACAACGCGATTCTCATCGTGCACCAGTCCCTGAACAACGTGCGTAACGAAGGAATGGAACACCGTGAGGCCGTGCTTGAAGCGACCCGCTCAAGGCTGCGTCCTATCTACATGTCAGCAACAACATCCATCTTCGGTATGCTCCCGCTGGCAATAGCCCCCGGTCCCGGTTCCGAACTCTATCGCGGACTCGGAGCAGTTGTTCTCGGTGGTCTGGCCCTGTCCACGGTCTTCACCGTGTTCATGATCCCGGCTCTGCTCATGTTCTTCATTAAGATGGAGAAGATTGGCGGTGGTGAGGCTGAGGCGTAG
- a CDS encoding efflux RND transporter periplasmic adaptor subunit has translation MQRIIFFLIFILSSCPVLAAEKKAPQMPPAHVATSKSFAGQVAPESSYIGTVYFSETSDVASEVSGKIVQVEVEEGDIVRKGDVLIRLSSDLLNTEIRAAKAAYAESKANYDLAKRDDQRITKLFKSGSVHEGEYDSKRFKAIAMESELASSQAKLRRLEIQLSKKTIRAPFDGIVLKRSVYLGEWLSVGADVVKLGMNTSYDVVVNVPQDVAQVVKPGLEVGITAGGKEYKGKVFAVIPRGDIASRTFPVKIRINSDNGFKQGMEARVSLPNGLASETVVVPRDAVITLRGITMVIAVVDGKAQPFPVQVIGFKGMNAGVRGKGLKAGLDIVTKGNERLRPGQPVVIDNK, from the coding sequence ATGCAACGGATAATATTTTTTTTGATTTTTATTCTTTCCTCCTGCCCTGTTCTCGCTGCTGAGAAAAAGGCTCCCCAGATGCCTCCTGCCCATGTGGCGACATCAAAGTCCTTTGCCGGACAGGTCGCGCCTGAATCTTCATACATTGGTACGGTTTATTTCTCCGAGACTTCCGATGTTGCATCCGAAGTAAGCGGAAAAATCGTCCAGGTAGAGGTGGAAGAAGGGGATATCGTCAGAAAGGGTGATGTGCTGATCAGGCTCAGCTCTGATCTGCTCAATACTGAAATCCGTGCTGCTAAGGCTGCCTATGCCGAATCCAAGGCAAATTACGATCTCGCCAAACGCGACGATCAACGTATCACCAAACTTTTCAAGAGTGGGTCTGTCCATGAAGGTGAATACGATTCCAAACGGTTCAAAGCTATTGCCATGGAAAGCGAACTTGCTTCCTCACAGGCAAAGCTCCGCCGTCTCGAGATTCAGCTTTCCAAGAAAACAATCCGGGCTCCTTTTGACGGTATTGTGCTCAAGCGTTCCGTTTATTTAGGTGAATGGCTTTCCGTGGGGGCCGATGTAGTCAAGCTGGGTATGAACACCAGCTACGATGTCGTGGTCAACGTTCCGCAGGATGTTGCGCAGGTTGTGAAGCCCGGTCTCGAAGTGGGAATTACTGCCGGTGGCAAGGAATATAAAGGGAAGGTCTTCGCTGTCATTCCCCGTGGTGATATTGCCAGCCGTACCTTTCCTGTGAAGATCAGGATTAATAGCGACAATGGTTTTAAGCAGGGTATGGAAGCGCGTGTTTCCCTGCCTAACGGTCTTGCCAGTGAAACCGTTGTTGTTCCCCGTGATGCTGTGATTACCCTGCGCGGAATCACCATGGTTATCGCGGTTGTTGACGGTAAAGCTCAGCCTTTCCCTGTGCAGGTGATAGGTTTTAAAGGCATGAATGCCGGAGTTCGTGGCAAGGGCCTGAAGGCCGGACTGGATATTGTCACCAAGGGTAACGAAAGACTCAGGCCCGGACAGCCCGTGGTCATTGATAATAAATAG